Proteins encoded in a region of the Babesia bovis T2Bo chromosome 4 map unlocalized Chr4_2, whole genome shotgun sequence genome:
- a CDS encoding Fibronectin-binding protein A N-terminus (FbpA) family protein, with translation MVRERLNAVDVAAVVGNLRSQILDYNLVNIYDVTSRVYVLKFSRNEDKRFVLFEIGHRIHTTQFLRTTDKLPSNFNVKLRKHLRTRKLRGIYQIAQDRVVDFTFSSGEYAYHLIVQLFLPGNVYLTDYSYKVLTVLRPQNAGDSFFRVGETYGIPEASVPWNIPVSPAVIDGILSGMGHGNVDASNSQKKVTNSRGKPETGDSSKQSIVNGSDQGDYLDIGSEFKDRSVSMLLKLIFPSVTLRMMRYALVKAIGADICDSDVSAVESSTIYTAVEALRSTLDSLSNPVNLNLGYLYKKGTEYEDFGCFDYGDGWERFDDFNMALDAYFTKSELRKIERKEQPKKPIKLQKIKDDQNRRELEREREVHRLGVSIALVEGHRDTFDTVLDLMRSLVASGASWQEITDQLSRQRDSGHLLARHIRSVNIPDRRVDVCLPNDDPGYYTNVTSMGDKRNKRGSKKSQSSDQFDDTSVTLDYGLTCFQNLEIMYSQKKRMAEKLERTRAGHQFALKRVDREKEKQVKSRGDRNVSLVKVRKRMWFEKFHWFITSDGFLVLGGRDSTQNELLVKRYLTKGDLYFHADVHGAASCILKNPSGNAESFPNTIDEAACFSLCLSSAWSQKMVVPAWWVHHHQVSRSAPSGEYLPHGSFMIRGKKNYVQPQRLEMAIGVVFHIEVPDIDEEEVEAPAGPDTEDAPQDVESDESDASLTVDDLIGHGEEPVVNDDVVMSDESPSSDDDMLENKRVVRFNLDNDTEPKERVGNFHLLRKGTGYPCTGFNPDDLAEKLSALGLIDPDDTDSPESHVRFIEPDKPIHIPEAVERLRKRLPTGIIAPKKPRGPSRLARVKAAKARKKYGDDDEEIQQLRCQLTGSRLLKSGIDTPVVEPVPEESLQPKPVFQRQAIQPLDDRELSSHMRQLRALSKSPSEGDVILSAIPMCAPYGALKSHPYHLKLVPGNNKKGAIASQALSHFLKVDESKSPFIKLITTDQFALTLIENCKVPGLSGNSKR, from the exons ATGGTGCGTGAGCGTTTAAATGCCGTAGACGTGGCTGCTGTTGTTGGTAACCTTCGTAGTCAGATTCTTGATTATAATTTGGTTAACATATACGATGTTACAAGTCGAGTTTATGTATTGAAGTTTTCCCGTAACGAGGACAAGCGTTTCGTTTTGTTTGAAATCGGTCATCGGATTCATACAACTCAATTTTTGCGCACTACTGATAAATTACCTTCTAATTTCAATGTTAAG CTTCGTAAGCATTTGCGTACTCGGAAGCTTCGCGGCATATATCAGATAGCTCAGGACAGGGTTGTTGACTTTACTTTTAGTTCCGGGGAGTATGCTTATCATTTGATAGTCCAATTGTTTTTACCTGGCAATGTCTATTTAACTGACTATTCGTATAAGGTTTTAACGGTACTGCGTCCTCAGAATGCTGGTGATTCGTTTTTCCGCGTTGGTGAGACTTACGGCATCCCTGAGGCCAGTGTACCATGGAACATTCCGGTATCACCGGCTGTGATTGATGGGATACTATCCGGTATGGGCCACGGCAATGTTGACGCTTCTAATTCTCAGAAGAAGGTCACCAATTCTCGTGGGAAGCCAGAAACCGGCGATAGTAGCAAACAGTCAATCGTGAACGGATCTGACCAAGGTGACTATTTAGACATAGGATCGGAGTTCAAGGACCGGAGCGTCAGCATGCTATTGAAGTTGATATTCCCCAGTGTAACATTACGCATGATGCGTTACGCCTTGGTAAAGGCCATTGGGGCTGATATTTGCGATTCCGATGTATCAGCTGTGGAATCAAGTACTATATACACTGCCGTGGAGGCACTGAGATCCACTTTGGATTCACTATCTAATCCCGTGAATCTTAACCTCGGTTACCTTTACAAGAAAGGCACTGAATATGAGGACTTTGGCTGCTTTGACTATGGCGACGGTTGGGAGCGTTTTGATGACTTTAACATGGCTCTGGACGCCTACTTCACTAAATCTGAGTTGCGCAAAATCGAGCGCAAGGAGCAGCCAAAGAAGCCAATAAAGTTGCAGAAGATCAAAGATGACCAGAACCGTCGTGAACTAGAGCGTGAGCGTGAGGTACATCGCCTGGGTGTATCCATTGCTTTGGTTGAGGGGCATCGTGACACCTTTGATACGGTTCTAGACTTAATGCGTAGTTTGGTTGCTTCTGGTGCCTCGTGGCAGGAGATTACAGACCAATTATCTCGTCAGCGTGACTCTGGTCATTTATTGGCTAGGCACATTCGCTCTGTTAACATTCCCGACCGTCGTGTTGATGTATGTCTGCCCAATGACGACCCTGGGTACTACACTAACGTTACATCTATGGGTGACAAACGCAACAAGCGTGGTTCTAAGAAGTCTCAATCGAGTGATCAATTTGATGACACCAGTGTAACCCTTGATTACGGTTTAACATGTTTTCAAAACCTTGAGATAATGTACTCTCAGAAGAAGCGTATGGCGGAGAAGCTTGAGCGTACTCGTGCGGGTCACCAATTTGCTTTGAAGCGTGTTGATCGTGAGAAGGAGAAGCAGGTTAAATCTCGTGGTGACCGCAACGTATCACTGGTCAAGGTTCGTAAGCGCATGTGGTTTGAGAAGTTTCACTGGTTTATTACTAGTGATGGCTTCCTAGTTCTTGGTGGTCGTGACTCTACGCAGAACGAGTTACTTGTTAAACGTTACTTGACCAAGGGTGATCTTTATTTTCATGCTGACGTGCATGGTGCTGCAAGTTGTATACTAAAGAATCCCAGTGGCAATGCTGAATCGTTTCCAAACACTATAGACGAGGCTGCTTGTTTCTCTTTATGTTTAAGTTCTGCCTGGAGTCAGAAAATGGTAGTTCCTGCTTGGTGGGTACATCACCACCAGGTATCTCGTTCAGCACCTTCTGGTGAGTATTTACCTCACGGTAGTTTCATGATTCGTGGTAAGAAGAACTACGTTCAGCCTCAGCGTCTTGAGATGGCTATTGGTGTGGTATTCCACATAGAAGTTCCGGATATTGATGAAGAGGAAGTGGAGGCACCTGCTGGCCCCGATACTGAGGATGCACCTCAAGACGTTGAATCCGATGAGAGTGACGCATCACTTACTGTTGATGACCTCATTGGGCATGGTGAGGAACCCGTTGTTAACGATGACGTCGTGATGTCAGACGAAAGTCCATCAAGTGACGATGACATGCTTGAAAATAAGCGTGTGGTTAGGTTTAATTTGGATAACGACACTGAGCCAAAGGAGCGTGTTGGTAATTTCCATTTACTTCGTAAGGGTACTGGGTACCCCTGTACTGGGTTTAATCCTGATGACTTAGCTGAGAAGCTATCTGCATTAGGTCTCATTGACCCTGATGACACCGACTCACCTGAGAGCCACGTACGTTTCATAGAGCCTGACAAGCCCATTCACATTCCTGAGGCCGTTGAACGTCTTCGCAAGCGTTTACCTACTGGTATAATAGCTCCTAAGAAACCTCGTGGTCCATCTCGCTTAGCTCGTGTTAAGGCTGCTAAGGCTCGCAAGAAGTACGGTGACGACGATGAGGAGATTCAGCAGTTACGCTGTCAGCTAACTGGCTCAAGGCTGCTTAAGTCAGGTATTGACACACCTGTTGTGGAGCCCGTGCCAGAAGAATCCTTGCAGCCCAAGCCTGTATTCCAACGTCAAGCAATACAGCCATTGGATGATCGTGAGTTGTCATCGCATATGCGTCAGTTACGTGCGTTATCAAAATCACCTTCTGAGGGTGATGTCATCTTAAGTGCTATTCCTATGTGCGCTCCTTACGGTGCTTTGAAATCACATCCGTACCATTTGAAATTAGTTCCTGGTAACAATAAGAAGGGTGCCATTGCATCTCAGGCACTGAGTCACTTTTTGAAGGTTGATGAGTCGAAATCTCCTTTTATCAAGTTGATAACTACGGATCAATTTGCTTTGACTTTGATAGAGAACTGTAAGGTTCCCGGTCTTTC
- a CDS encoding Apoptosis-antagonizing transcription factor C-terminal family protein, with amino-acid sequence MKKNVKQNDNKVKAVKKQTETYVNLIKVRIQLQKCSSYLARWPHPWMLKYIENDNISQEESTNEYIPQIQRDLGRILLYLCNNLKPIDQLHIEESDAFASIDILPKVRQRILQRLDHWNQKTSLKIDSSFKVLSKTISSQIKHFLENTDTFLKQAKPSNIPENIIGYELLKEKLGTQEAKTLVQSEIYSDQPFYVQLLRYLAVTGHESDVNLREEESQLRHDQGDKPRMSEAKTSKARRICYTTIEKLQNFVERTTNKASTNAELADLLIRSYFKA; translated from the exons atgaagaagaatgtaaaacaaaatgacAACAAGGTAAAAGCAgttaaaaaacaaacagaAACATATGTCAACTTGATTAAGGTGCGCATCCAGCTGCAAAAGTGCTCAAGCTACCTCGCACGATGGCCACACCCATGGATGCTTAAATATATCGAAAACgataatatatcacaagAAGAAAGTacaaatgaatatatccCACAAATACAACGTGATCTAGGTCGTATACTATTATACCTGTGTAATAATTTAAAGCCTATag ATCAGCTACACATTGAAGAAAGCGACGCTTTCGCaagtatagatatattaccGAAAGTACGACAACGCATATTACAGAGATTAGACCACTGGAACCAGAAGACCAGCCTAAAG ATCGATAGCTCATTTAAAGTGCTAAGCAAGACCATATCATCGCAAATCAAACACTTCCTAGAAAATACTGATACATTCCTTAAGCAAGCAAAACCGTCAAATATACCTGAAAAT ATAATTGGTTATGAACTGTTAAAAGAGAAGCTAGGAACACAGGAAGCTAAAACCCTGGTACAATCCGAAATTTATAGCGATCAG CCATTCTACGTGCAACTGTTGCGCTACTTAGCTGTCACGGGCCACGAAAGTGATGTGAACCTGCGTGAAGAAGAGAGTCAACTACGACATGACCAGGGAG ACAAACCACGCATGTCAGAAGCAAAAACATCAAAAGCAAGACGAATATGCTATACAACGATAGAAAAATTACAGAACTTTGTG GAAAGAACCACAAATAAAGCATCAACCAACGCCGAATTGGCTGACCTGCTCATCAGATCGTACTTTAAGGCATAG